A genomic segment from Mesorhizobium sp. AR02 encodes:
- a CDS encoding pyridoxal phosphate-dependent aminotransferase: MGFIAPRLDVIKPSPSMAVTARAIEMRSAGIDVVSLSAGEPDFPTPPHIVEAAYEAMRRGETRYTAVDGTAALKKAVAGKFRRENGLDYKPSQISVAGGAKQIIYNALLATLAPGDEVVVPAPHWVSYTDIVLLGEGKPVVVPCTEAQGFKLTPQALRAAITERTKWLLLNTPSNPTGAVYSRGELAGLAGVLLDHPHVHVLTDDIYEHILFDGRTFHTIAGVEPRLKDRTLTVNGVSKAYAMTGWRIGYAGGPEDLIRAMATVQSQSTSNPSSISQAATIAALEGPQDFLRPRALEFQARRDRALELLRVIPGLTCQTPEGAFYLYPNCSALIGRRRPDGTTIGSDNDFSLYLLDQARVAVVQGSAYGLSPHFRISIATSMDLIEKAIGRIAEAVDALR, translated from the coding sequence GTGGGCTTCATCGCTCCCCGTCTCGACGTCATCAAGCCAAGCCCGAGCATGGCGGTCACCGCGCGGGCCATTGAAATGCGCTCGGCCGGCATCGACGTCGTCAGCCTGAGTGCGGGCGAGCCGGACTTTCCGACGCCGCCGCACATCGTCGAGGCGGCCTACGAGGCCATGCGCAGGGGTGAGACGCGCTATACGGCGGTGGACGGTACGGCCGCGCTGAAGAAGGCGGTGGCCGGGAAATTCAGGCGCGAGAACGGCCTCGACTACAAGCCTTCGCAAATCAGTGTCGCGGGTGGCGCCAAACAGATCATCTACAACGCCCTGCTGGCAACACTGGCCCCCGGTGACGAGGTGGTTGTCCCCGCGCCCCATTGGGTTTCCTACACCGACATCGTCCTGCTCGGCGAAGGCAAGCCCGTGGTCGTTCCTTGCACGGAGGCACAAGGCTTCAAACTGACGCCGCAAGCCCTGCGAGCCGCCATTACAGAGCGCACCAAATGGCTGCTGCTCAACACGCCGTCCAATCCTACCGGCGCCGTCTACAGCCGCGGCGAACTCGCGGGGCTGGCCGGGGTGCTGCTCGACCACCCGCATGTTCACGTGCTGACCGACGACATCTACGAGCATATCCTGTTCGACGGGCGAACCTTCCATACCATCGCCGGCGTCGAGCCACGGCTGAAGGATCGCACGCTGACGGTAAACGGCGTGTCGAAGGCATACGCCATGACGGGCTGGCGGATCGGCTATGCCGGCGGGCCGGAAGATCTGATCCGCGCCATGGCGACCGTGCAGAGCCAAAGCACGTCGAACCCGTCATCCATCTCGCAGGCCGCGACCATAGCAGCGCTTGAAGGTCCTCAGGACTTTCTTCGTCCGCGGGCGCTCGAATTCCAGGCCCGGCGCGACCGCGCTCTGGAGCTGCTGCGCGTCATTCCCGGCCTCACCTGCCAGACGCCCGAGGGCGCCTTCTATCTTTATCCCAATTGCTCGGCCCTGATCGGCCGTCGCCGCCCGGACGGCACTACTATCGGCAGCGACAACGATTTCTCCCTTTACCTGCTCGATCAGGCGCGGGTCGCGGTGGTGCAGGGCTCGGCCTACGGCCTGTCGCCACATTTCCGCATTTCCATAGCCACGTCGATGGACCTGATCGAAAAAGCGATCGGGCGCATCGCCGAGGCTGTCGACGCGCTGCGGTAG
- a CDS encoding LysR substrate-binding domain-containing protein, producing MELSQLRTLIHVAELGSLSKAADRLHIAQPALSRQVRMLEEELGFALFLRHGRGMVLSEQGKEVLTHAMRVMAEIDEIRATATPANAPLTGEVAIGLPPTVADIISLPLAAAFGRAHPKAKLRLVSAYTGYLLDWMHRGEVDIAVLYDPRMARSLRSRPLLLENLFLIGPPDAGFSTVRAVSFASLAGKRLLLPSIKHGLRIIVERCATDAGITLDVGIEADSYSALKDLVRNGHGWTILPLAPIHADVTAGLLTAAPLIDPVPVRRLILAYPADRPASRLARFAGQAIEDIAKDLVGRAVWVGQLLGP from the coding sequence ATGGAGTTATCGCAGCTACGCACTCTGATCCACGTCGCCGAACTCGGCAGCCTCAGCAAGGCTGCCGACCGGCTGCACATCGCGCAGCCGGCGCTCAGCCGGCAGGTGCGCATGCTGGAGGAAGAATTGGGCTTTGCCCTTTTCCTGCGCCACGGACGCGGCATGGTGCTGTCCGAGCAGGGCAAGGAGGTTCTGACACACGCCATGCGGGTGATGGCCGAGATCGACGAGATCCGCGCCACAGCCACGCCCGCCAACGCACCGCTGACCGGCGAGGTGGCCATCGGCCTACCACCTACCGTTGCGGACATTATTTCGCTGCCGCTGGCCGCAGCCTTCGGCAGGGCCCATCCCAAGGCGAAACTCAGACTTGTCAGCGCCTACACCGGCTATTTGCTGGACTGGATGCACCGGGGCGAGGTGGATATCGCGGTGCTCTACGACCCGCGCATGGCGCGTTCGTTGCGCTCGCGCCCGCTGCTGCTGGAAAATCTCTTCCTGATCGGACCGCCAGACGCGGGGTTTTCGACCGTGCGCGCCGTGTCGTTCGCCTCGCTCGCCGGCAAGCGCCTGCTGCTGCCCAGCATCAAGCATGGGCTGCGTATTATCGTCGAACGCTGCGCCACTGATGCCGGCATCACGCTGGACGTCGGCATCGAAGCGGATTCGTACTCGGCGTTGAAGGACCTGGTGCGCAACGGACATGGCTGGACGATCCTGCCGCTCGCTCCTATCCATGCCGACGTGACCGCCGGGCTGCTCACCGCCGCGCCGCTGATCGATCCCGTGCCCGTGCGCCGGCTGATCCTTGCATACCCGGCAGACCGACCTGCCTCGCGGCTGGCGCGGTTTGCCGGACAAGCGATAGAGGACATCGCCAAGGACCTTGTTGGGCGGGCGGTCTGGGTTGGGCAGCTGCTCGGCCCCTGA
- a CDS encoding SDR family NAD(P)-dependent oxidoreductase, translating into MRQAGKVAVVTGAARGIGRACAERFLAEGAKLVLGDIDATELRKCAAEIGTPDSVLAVVTDVSKKEQVDGLVAAALAKFGRVDIMVNNAGIAPVQDFLDITEADYDRVLAVNLKGAFIGTQAAARQMIAQGGGGVIINMSSINSGLANPRVATYAISKGGMNQVTSTAAVAFAPHGIRVVGVGPGTIATDMVLDGTFIDSEEMRRAVLSRTPLGRLGTAAEIASVVAFLASDDASYITGETIYPDGGRRVLNYTVPIKE; encoded by the coding sequence ATGAGACAGGCAGGCAAGGTGGCGGTTGTCACAGGCGCGGCGCGCGGCATCGGACGCGCTTGCGCGGAACGCTTTCTGGCCGAAGGCGCGAAGCTCGTGCTCGGCGACATCGATGCGACGGAACTGAGAAAATGTGCCGCGGAAATCGGCACCCCCGACAGCGTACTGGCGGTCGTTACGGATGTCAGCAAGAAGGAGCAGGTCGATGGGCTGGTTGCGGCGGCGTTGGCGAAGTTCGGCCGTGTCGACATCATGGTCAACAATGCCGGCATCGCTCCGGTCCAGGACTTTCTCGACATCACAGAGGCGGACTACGACAGGGTTCTCGCCGTCAATCTGAAGGGCGCGTTCATAGGCACCCAGGCCGCAGCCCGCCAGATGATCGCGCAGGGTGGAGGCGGTGTCATCATCAACATGTCGTCGATCAATTCGGGCCTCGCCAATCCACGCGTCGCCACCTACGCGATCTCCAAGGGCGGCATGAACCAGGTCACCAGTACCGCGGCTGTTGCCTTCGCTCCCCACGGCATCCGCGTGGTCGGTGTCGGCCCGGGCACCATCGCCACGGACATGGTCCTGGACGGGACATTCATCGATTCGGAAGAAATGCGACGGGCGGTTCTTTCGCGCACACCGCTCGGGCGCCTCGGCACGGCAGCCGAGATCGCCTCGGTCGTGGCGTTCCTGGCCAGCGACGACGCTTCCTACATCACCGGCGAGACGATCTACCCCGACGGGGGGCGCCGCGTTCTGAACTATACGGTCCCGATCAAGGAGTGA
- a CDS encoding acetyl-CoA carboxylase biotin carboxyl carrier protein, translating into MDLDFVQKLIEFVARSPVAELEIERDGVRVRVSRHTASAQSASQVQPGPDVTARSPDQTSTSPPIARHSIRAPLTGVFYRSGTEGEPPLVAIGDVVAEGQKIGVLEAMKTFNVVESDRAGRIVQIAFDDHAAVQSGDVLFVLEDEG; encoded by the coding sequence ATGGATCTCGACTTCGTCCAGAAGCTGATCGAATTTGTCGCGCGTTCGCCCGTTGCCGAACTGGAGATCGAGCGCGACGGCGTTCGCGTCCGTGTGTCCAGGCATACGGCGTCGGCGCAATCCGCGTCGCAGGTGCAGCCGGGGCCAGATGTAACCGCACGTTCCCCAGATCAGACGTCGACATCTCCGCCCATCGCACGCCATTCTATCCGCGCGCCGCTGACGGGCGTGTTCTACCGCTCCGGCACCGAAGGCGAACCGCCGCTGGTTGCCATTGGCGATGTGGTCGCGGAGGGGCAGAAAATCGGCGTCCTCGAAGCCATGAAGACGTTCAATGTCGTGGAATCCGATCGCGCTGGGCGGATCGTCCAGATCGCGTTCGACGACCATGCAGCGGTGCAGTCCGGCGACGTGCTGTTCGTGCTGGAAGACGAGGGCTGA
- a CDS encoding acyl-CoA dehydrogenase family protein, with the protein MEYYQDIRDAVARLCARFPGEYWRALDRDMAYPREFVEALTEAGWLSILIPEAYGGSGLPLSAAAAVLEEIQRAGCNGGACHAQMYTMGTLLRHGSEAQKLRYLPKIAAGELRLQAFGVTEPTSGTDTGALKTTARLDGDHFVVKGQKIWTSRAEHSDLMLLLARTTPLQDGMKKTDGLSVLIVDMREAVGNGLTIRPIRTMMNHATTEVFFDDLRVPAENLVGEEGKGFRYILSGMNAERILIAAECVGDAKWFIEKASTYARERHVFGRAIGQNQGIQFPIARAYANMRAAELMVREAVNLYEAGKNPGAEANMAKMLAADASNEAANVCIQTHGGFGFAEEYDVERKFRETRLYQVAPISTNLILSYLSEHVLGLPRSY; encoded by the coding sequence ATGGAATACTATCAGGACATTCGCGATGCCGTCGCCCGGCTGTGTGCGCGCTTTCCCGGAGAATACTGGCGCGCGCTCGACAGGGACATGGCCTATCCCCGCGAATTCGTCGAAGCGTTGACGGAGGCCGGTTGGCTCTCGATCCTGATCCCGGAGGCGTATGGCGGCTCGGGCCTGCCGCTTTCGGCCGCCGCCGCCGTGCTGGAGGAAATCCAGCGCGCCGGCTGCAACGGCGGCGCCTGCCACGCACAGATGTATACGATGGGTACGCTTCTTCGCCATGGCTCGGAAGCGCAGAAACTGCGATACCTGCCGAAGATCGCCGCGGGAGAATTGCGCCTGCAGGCCTTCGGTGTCACGGAGCCGACCAGCGGTACAGATACTGGCGCGCTCAAGACCACGGCTCGCCTCGACGGCGATCATTTCGTGGTCAAGGGCCAGAAGATCTGGACCAGCCGGGCCGAACACTCGGATCTGATGCTGCTTCTTGCGCGCACCACGCCATTGCAGGACGGTATGAAGAAGACCGACGGCCTCTCCGTCCTCATCGTCGACATGCGCGAAGCCGTTGGCAATGGCCTGACCATCCGGCCAATCCGCACCATGATGAACCACGCGACCACCGAGGTCTTCTTCGACGACCTGCGCGTGCCGGCCGAAAACCTGGTCGGCGAAGAGGGAAAAGGGTTCCGCTACATTCTCTCTGGCATGAACGCCGAGCGGATCCTGATCGCAGCCGAATGCGTCGGCGATGCGAAATGGTTCATCGAAAAGGCAAGCACCTACGCCAGGGAACGGCATGTGTTTGGCCGGGCGATCGGCCAGAACCAGGGCATCCAGTTTCCGATCGCAAGGGCCTACGCCAACATGCGCGCGGCTGAATTGATGGTGCGCGAGGCCGTGAACCTCTACGAGGCCGGCAAGAACCCCGGCGCTGAAGCCAATATGGCCAAGATGCTGGCGGCCGACGCCTCGAACGAAGCTGCGAATGTCTGCATCCAGACGCATGGCGGGTTCGGTTTCGCGGAAGAGTACGATGTGGAGCGCAAGTTCCGCGAGACGCGGCTCTATCAGGTCGCGCCGATCTCGACCAACCTCATCCTGTCATACCTGTCCGAGCACGTGCTTGGACTGCCGCGTTCCTACTAG
- a CDS encoding aldehyde dehydrogenase — translation MALVSFQNTVGGRLQSTADTFESHDPFTGRPWALIPRGGAAQVDAAVSSAKAAFRSKEWAGITATARGKLLVRMADLIADNAERIAAIETRDNGKLLTEMTAQLRYIPEWFRYFGGLADKIEGSVLPIDKAGMFAFTRHEPLGVIAAIVPWNSPLLLLTWKLAPLLAAGNTVVIKPSEHASASTLEFVKLFAQAGFPPGVVNTVTGMPLDVGVPLVAHPDVAKIAFTGGEPGGIAVYRAAAEQLKTVTLELGGKSANIVFDDADIESAVNGAISGIFAASGQTCIAGSRLLVHRKIHDRFVEGVITLAASARLGNPALSETQVGPITTQAQREKVLSYLGIARREGALCVLGGGKPASSELAEGWFVEPTIFTGVNNTMRIAREEVFGPILSVIPFDDEDEAFAIANDSPYGLAAGIWTSDMGRALRGAAAMEAGMVWINSYRAVSYMAPFGGYKRSGIGRESGQEAINSYLQTKTVWIDTAGKTVNPFVIR, via the coding sequence ATGGCGCTGGTCAGCTTCCAGAACACGGTCGGCGGTCGGCTGCAATCGACAGCCGATACATTCGAGAGCCATGATCCGTTCACCGGCAGGCCCTGGGCGCTGATCCCGCGCGGGGGAGCAGCCCAGGTGGACGCTGCCGTGTCGTCCGCCAAGGCGGCATTCCGGTCGAAGGAATGGGCCGGCATCACCGCCACTGCGCGTGGCAAGCTGCTCGTGCGGATGGCCGACCTGATCGCCGACAACGCGGAGCGCATTGCCGCCATCGAGACGCGCGACAATGGCAAGCTGCTCACCGAAATGACGGCGCAGCTGCGCTATATACCGGAATGGTTCCGCTATTTCGGCGGTCTTGCCGACAAGATCGAAGGTTCGGTGCTGCCGATCGACAAGGCTGGCATGTTCGCCTTCACCCGCCACGAGCCGCTGGGTGTCATTGCGGCAATCGTTCCCTGGAACTCGCCGCTTCTCCTTCTGACATGGAAGCTCGCGCCGCTGCTGGCAGCCGGCAACACCGTCGTCATCAAACCGTCAGAACATGCCTCGGCCTCGACGCTGGAGTTCGTGAAACTGTTTGCGCAGGCAGGCTTTCCCCCCGGCGTGGTCAACACCGTCACCGGCATGCCGCTGGATGTCGGCGTGCCGCTCGTTGCCCACCCCGACGTCGCCAAGATAGCCTTCACCGGCGGTGAGCCCGGCGGGATCGCAGTCTATCGAGCGGCTGCCGAACAGCTCAAGACCGTCACGCTGGAGCTTGGCGGCAAATCGGCCAACATCGTCTTCGACGATGCCGATATCGAGAGCGCGGTCAACGGCGCGATTTCAGGCATTTTCGCGGCCAGCGGCCAGACCTGCATCGCCGGCTCGCGCCTGCTGGTGCACCGCAAGATCCATGACCGGTTCGTGGAGGGCGTCATAACGCTGGCGGCCAGCGCCCGACTGGGCAATCCGGCGCTGTCCGAGACGCAGGTGGGGCCGATCACCACGCAAGCCCAGCGAGAGAAGGTGCTGTCCTATCTCGGCATAGCGCGCCGCGAGGGCGCGCTATGCGTGCTCGGTGGCGGCAAGCCTGCGTCCAGTGAACTGGCCGAGGGCTGGTTCGTCGAGCCGACCATCTTCACCGGCGTGAACAACACTATGCGGATCGCGCGTGAGGAGGTGTTCGGGCCGATCCTGTCCGTCATCCCCTTTGACGACGAGGACGAGGCCTTCGCCATTGCCAATGACAGCCCCTATGGGCTGGCGGCCGGGATATGGACCAGCGACATGGGCCGGGCGCTGCGCGGCGCGGCTGCAATGGAAGCGGGGATGGTCTGGATCAATTCATACCGTGCCGTCTCCTACATGGCGCCTTTCGGCGGTTACAAGAGGAGCGGCATCGGTCGCGAGAGCGGGCAGGAGGCCATCAATTCCTATCTGCAGACCAAGACGGTGTGGATAGATACGGCCGGTAAAACCGTCAATCCCTTCGTTATCCGCTAG
- a CDS encoding thiamine pyrophosphate-dependent enzyme: protein MTLPTMDRRLAVKKLLDSRDGALVVTGLGSPSYDVHAAGDRNDNYYLWGAMGGAALIGLGLAQAQPDKRVIVITGDGEQLMAFGSLATISVARPRNLDLIVLDNQHFGETGMQSSHTGKGIGFDKVAAACGFSKTAELRSLEEVDTLCEELRRPAEGPRLFVLKITAENLPRSLPPRDAVEVKNRFRAHLGFATC, encoded by the coding sequence ATGACGTTACCGACAATGGACCGCAGACTCGCGGTGAAGAAGCTCCTTGACTCCCGCGACGGCGCCTTGGTCGTGACCGGTCTCGGCTCGCCGAGCTACGACGTGCATGCCGCCGGTGACCGCAACGACAACTATTATCTGTGGGGCGCGATGGGTGGTGCGGCGCTGATCGGCCTCGGGCTTGCCCAGGCCCAGCCCGACAAGAGGGTCATTGTGATTACCGGAGACGGCGAACAACTGATGGCGTTCGGTTCGCTGGCGACGATCTCGGTGGCGCGGCCGAGAAATCTCGACTTGATCGTGCTCGACAATCAGCACTTCGGCGAGACCGGCATGCAGTCCAGCCATACGGGCAAAGGCATCGGTTTCGACAAGGTCGCGGCCGCTTGCGGGTTTTCGAAAACCGCCGAGTTGCGCTCGCTGGAGGAGGTCGACACGCTGTGTGAAGAGCTGCGTCGCCCGGCCGAAGGTCCACGCCTTTTCGTGCTGAAAATCACCGCCGAGAACCTGCCGCGCTCGCTGCCACCGCGCGACGCGGTCGAGGTCAAGAACCGCTTTCGCGCCCATCTGGGCTTTGCCACTTGTTGA
- a CDS encoding VOC family protein: protein MGNFDKLHHLCIVVHDIDKAQAYYDSIGIGPWESYPPLAEYEELEVPSPKGFKAMQYRICNLPNVQLQLCQPSRDPSPQRIHLDTKGEGVFHIGFEVRDADVAEAKAKTDGLSVLMRGRRENRTGFTYYDTADKAGVILLTRATNLPGK from the coding sequence ATGGGTAACTTCGACAAGCTGCATCATCTCTGCATCGTCGTGCACGATATCGACAAGGCGCAGGCCTATTACGACTCCATCGGCATTGGGCCATGGGAATCCTATCCGCCGCTGGCCGAGTATGAAGAACTTGAGGTCCCAAGTCCGAAGGGTTTCAAGGCCATGCAATACCGGATTTGTAACCTGCCGAACGTTCAACTGCAGCTGTGCCAGCCGAGCCGCGATCCTTCACCGCAGCGGATTCATCTCGATACCAAGGGTGAAGGCGTATTCCATATCGGCTTTGAAGTCCGCGATGCGGACGTAGCCGAAGCCAAGGCGAAAACCGACGGGCTTTCCGTTCTGATGCGCGGGCGCCGCGAGAACCGCACCGGCTTCACCTACTACGACACGGCCGACAAGGCGGGTGTCATCTTGCTGACCCGGGCAACCAATCTGCCCGGCAAATGA
- a CDS encoding NAD(P)/FAD-dependent oxidoreductase translates to MGTNYDVVIVGGGVVGSSIAYFLSANPDFDGRIAVIERDPYYTASSSSLSTSAIRQQFGTAPNIAMSKFSIDFLRQVKTRLAIGDELADIGLHEPGYLVLATPERADAQRAKHRVQRSMGVDAELIEQVDMAQRFPWLNTDDLSLGSLGLGGEGWFDGPGLMQAFRRKARTQGVDYLAATVTGLTMASSQKVGEVLLDNGDRLAAGTVINAAGPWSAGIARMAGAELPVVPSKRCVFVFETPARIENCPFVFDTSGVWLRPEGQLFLCGIPPVRENEPDDFGLDVDYDLFDELIWPALAHRVPGFEQLRMLRAWAGLYEYNTFDHSGIIGRHPEVSNFILATGFSGHGMMHAAATGSGVSDLIAYGEYRSIDLSAFHYERIASNQPIEEHVY, encoded by the coding sequence ATGGGCACAAACTATGATGTGGTGATCGTTGGCGGAGGCGTTGTCGGCAGCTCGATCGCCTACTTCCTGTCAGCCAACCCGGATTTCGACGGCAGGATCGCGGTGATCGAGCGGGACCCCTATTACACGGCCTCCTCGTCTTCCTTGTCGACCAGCGCCATCCGCCAGCAGTTCGGCACGGCGCCCAACATCGCCATGTCGAAGTTTAGCATCGACTTCCTGCGCCAGGTGAAGACACGGCTTGCCATTGGTGATGAGCTTGCGGACATCGGGTTGCATGAGCCTGGATATCTCGTGCTGGCGACGCCTGAGCGGGCCGACGCGCAGCGTGCCAAGCACCGCGTTCAGCGCAGCATGGGCGTCGACGCCGAACTGATCGAGCAGGTCGATATGGCGCAACGCTTCCCGTGGCTCAACACGGACGATCTCTCGCTTGGCTCGCTTGGCCTTGGCGGCGAAGGCTGGTTCGACGGCCCCGGCCTGATGCAGGCATTCCGCCGCAAGGCTCGCACGCAGGGCGTGGACTATCTTGCCGCGACAGTGACCGGACTGACCATGGCGTCTTCCCAAAAGGTTGGTGAAGTGCTGCTGGACAATGGCGACCGGCTTGCCGCCGGCACGGTGATCAACGCGGCCGGGCCATGGAGCGCGGGCATTGCCAGGATGGCCGGCGCCGAACTGCCGGTCGTCCCGAGCAAGCGATGTGTCTTCGTCTTCGAAACGCCGGCAAGGATCGAAAACTGCCCCTTCGTCTTCGATACGAGCGGCGTCTGGCTGCGGCCGGAAGGTCAGCTCTTCCTGTGCGGTATTCCGCCGGTGCGCGAGAACGAGCCGGACGATTTTGGCCTGGATGTGGACTACGACCTGTTCGACGAGTTGATCTGGCCGGCGTTGGCCCATCGTGTGCCCGGCTTCGAGCAATTGCGCATGCTGCGCGCCTGGGCGGGACTCTACGAGTACAACACCTTCGACCACAGCGGCATCATCGGCCGGCATCCCGAGGTCTCGAACTTCATCCTGGCCACCGGCTTCAGCGGCCACGGCATGATGCATGCGGCGGCGACCGGGTCGGGCGTCAGCGACCTCATTGCCTACGGAGAATACCGCTCCATCGACCTGTCGGCCTTCCACTATGAACGGATCGCCAGCAACCAGCCTATCGAGGAACATGTCTACTGA
- a CDS encoding GntR family transcriptional regulator yields the protein MASQRQRCYASTSSIKTAPVEKSRWPPPGRFMLVQKKTISTQVADAIRQKILMGEYGANLQLRQEHLATEFGVSRIPVREALHQLHSEGFVTLVSHKGAVVTSISLDEILELYELRARIETWLLALAIPRMTDADLALARERAEQHQEQGKTGEYSNQLNWNFHATLYAPSGRKATIELVGRIYQQLERYTRMMVTLTEIQAQSDRDHWQLIDLCQAKDTLRAVGLLEMHIITSGKFLVDRLHELRGS from the coding sequence ATGGCATCGCAGCGACAACGGTGCTATGCGTCCACTTCTTCAATCAAAACGGCGCCAGTAGAGAAATCAAGGTGGCCGCCCCCAGGCAGATTCATGCTCGTACAGAAGAAAACCATCTCGACCCAGGTCGCCGATGCCATCCGGCAGAAAATCCTGATGGGCGAATACGGGGCCAACCTCCAGCTGCGGCAGGAGCATCTGGCCACCGAGTTCGGAGTCAGCCGAATTCCGGTGCGAGAGGCGCTGCATCAGCTTCACTCGGAAGGCTTCGTCACGCTGGTTTCCCACAAGGGAGCTGTTGTCACGTCGATTTCCCTGGACGAGATTCTCGAGCTCTACGAGTTGCGGGCCCGGATCGAAACATGGTTGCTTGCGCTTGCCATTCCAAGAATGACGGACGCCGACCTGGCGCTTGCCCGGGAACGGGCGGAGCAGCATCAGGAACAGGGCAAGACAGGTGAGTACTCGAACCAGCTGAATTGGAACTTCCACGCCACGCTCTACGCGCCATCCGGCCGCAAGGCGACGATCGAACTGGTGGGGCGCATCTACCAGCAACTGGAACGCTACACGCGCATGATGGTGACGCTCACCGAGATCCAGGCGCAATCCGACCGCGACCACTGGCAGCTCATAGACCTGTGCCAAGCCAAGGATACGCTGCGCGCCGTCGGCCTGTTGGAAATGCATATCATCACCAGCGGCAAATTCCTGGTCGACCGGCTTCACGAATTGCGGGGCAGCTGA
- a CDS encoding thiamine pyrophosphate-binding protein produces the protein MTVSLQAKPSEPAAASASEKQWPDQVYDVLKAAGISHMSYVPDAGHTTLIRLFGADPEVVTNVLTTEEEGIAIAAGAWLGGKRSVVLMQSSGVGNCINMLSLPVHARFPLLVLVTMRGEWAEFNPWQVPMGQATEASLKAIGLRVLRAETGDDLVETVAQAAAMAFDADQQIAVLIGQRLLGKKKW, from the coding sequence GTGACGGTGAGCCTGCAAGCAAAACCTTCGGAACCAGCCGCTGCGTCGGCATCTGAAAAGCAGTGGCCGGATCAGGTCTACGACGTGCTCAAGGCTGCCGGCATCAGCCACATGTCCTATGTGCCCGATGCTGGCCATACCACATTGATCCGCCTCTTCGGTGCGGATCCTGAGGTCGTCACCAATGTCTTGACGACCGAAGAGGAGGGCATCGCCATTGCTGCAGGCGCTTGGCTCGGTGGCAAGCGGAGCGTCGTGCTCATGCAATCTTCCGGCGTTGGCAACTGTATCAATATGCTTTCGCTTCCCGTGCATGCGCGCTTTCCCTTGCTCGTTCTGGTGACGATGCGAGGCGAGTGGGCAGAGTTCAACCCGTGGCAGGTGCCGATGGGGCAGGCGACGGAGGCCTCGCTGAAGGCAATCGGCCTCAGGGTGCTGCGCGCCGAGACTGGTGACGACCTGGTGGAAACGGTCGCGCAAGCGGCTGCTATGGCTTTCGACGCCGACCAGCAGATCGCAGTGCTGATCGGGCAACGGCTGCTCGGCAAGAAGAAGTGGTGA